GACGGTATGTTCCTCAAGACGAGCACGTCGGTGTTGAGCACGAGCGAGTTTAGCCAGCCGTGGCTGCGGTATTACACGTTCGGCCCCatgcagagcagcggctACGGCCTCGGGTATGTAATTGATgagcaggaggtgcgcgtttctctctctgcctttaCAAACAGCCCGACAACGAACGTGGCGGACCTGAAGGCGGCTCTGCTCCTGTCCTGCAACACCCTCTTCGAGGTGCTCGGAGGCGTGCCAGCCGCAAAACCCGCTACAGCAGGCGGCGCGAAGTGATCGCCTTGCGAAAAGATGCGCGACGTGGTGGGGAGCAGCCGATGCCTATGAAAGAGGTAAAAGTGGACGAAGAGTCTGAGAGAGCGCACTTAGTCACGACAACACCCACAATCACATTCACACCGAAATGCTGCCAACACAACGGGGCTCGATTGGATTGTCTTTTCccgtgttttttttttttttttgcgctgTTGTGTGTTCGCCATCGGCAGGCCCTGTGCGCCGTCAGGGACACGTCATTTTACCCGCTGGTCTCGTCCTCTCGAGGTTTCTCATTTTGTTCATTTTCTCCCTTTGCTTTGCGCGTCGCTATACGCGGATACAGAtgctccctttcctccctctccccacaaACAGAAGCGCAAGCACCTTTGCTTGCAGCAACCAATAAGTAGATGATAAGCAACAGTGACAGCTGTAGCGAACAACGatgggaaaaagaaaggcgaaCAGACATGCCTGTCAGAAACGTGTGTACGTTTGTGTATCAAGGTGAGGCGTTGCGCCGGGTGTGCTGACTGAGCTGGACCCCCTTatccacctctcctcccgcCGCGAGCATGGCTCCCGTATGACGCTCTCCCCCTTGTCGTCTACTTTGTCCCCACCGCTTTGCCCTTGTGGAGatcgttgttgctgttgttgttgttgggtATCGCCGTCTCACTTTTTCGTCTACACACTTTCGTCTCTTGGCCTCTTTATTATGTCCTTTTTGGTCGCTTTCTCGAGCTGCTCGCTTCTATTTTAGGATCGAGTAGCAAAAGAGGCACTTGAAGAGGTTGCCCatgaggaaaagggggtgaggtggggagaGACGCTCAGCAATTGTTTCGTGCTCGCCGTCCCCCCTCGGCATCGCTGCTCTTCGCAAGTGTCTCTGCACCTTTGCACGCTTTTTTGGGCTGTGGCGTCTCAGTCGATGTCGGCGCTTCAAGAAGGCGTGTTGTTCGGGGTGCGGGTATGGGAGCGAAGTGATGTtgttcgctctcttcgtATCGTCGCTCTTGCCCGTGTGCTGTGGTGATTCGATGACGAGATCATATGTTTtcgtttcccctcttttttttcttcgttggTATCTTCTCGTCGACCCACCTTTCGGCTCACTTTGCACTtcgccgtttttttttcttttccccattAGCGCTCGTTTTCGTCTTACGCTCCaacacccccttttttgtggTCGGCACTGGCTTGTGCGccatctcttcccctctcactagcgcctctctctctcttttactgTGTGGTGAtgtttctctctgcaccAGTCGACATCGGAAGCTATCACCGCCCTCCTATTTACCTGTGAGTGAGAGggttcttttctttttcttcttgtctagtgtggggtgagggggtgtGGAGTTGTGGATGGGATGCGAGTGGCAGGGTAGAGGGTGTATGCTTCTCTTGTTACGTGTGGGTAGTGGTTGAGTTTTGTTTTATTTGCCTGTTGGCTATTCTCCACATTCTACTCAAGCTGGCTTCACTTTGTGTCTTCTGTTTTGTTCTCTAATGAGTAAGGGTGGGTCATGATCTATGAGGCCTTTGAAGTTGGTTTCTAGAGGGATACCGATAgttgagggagggagaggctgCCTGGTGTTCGGTTGTTTTGGCGTGCGCACTCGATGGGATCGGCGCGCGGTTGGTTCGCAACGGAGAGGTTGGTAGTGAGTGAAGGCGCGGAacgacgagagagggagcacaCAAAGGCTAATTTTGAACCCATTCAGCTTAATAGAGGTtgtctgctgccgctgaagGGAGTGCACTCCATCAAGAAGGTGCGTGCCTGTTTGTGTCTTGTCCAGTAGGCCACTTTCACTTTCTGTCACTGACGCTGCTTGCGTGTTTTTCTtgtccgtctctcttctgctggcACTCCTCACCTTCCACAGCAGCCTCACGTgactctcttttctttgttgttgcaGTCGTTAGCCACTTCTGATGACGGTGAACACCTCGGCGCGTGGCACCCTAAGGTGGCAGTACCCACTCTGAagggaagccaggcagcccccccaccccctgcctctgccaatgccgagccctctctggcggtgacagggtgAGGAGCCTACGATGCAGAGGGGGGCCAgggcgatgcatcgctactggtgccggcgctgcgtcagAGCGGCATGCAGCTGTGAACACGTTTGTGCCGtccatgtgatgggcaaCGTGTCGGCGTGACTTGAACGCGTCCCGCCGGGgcctcgccgcctgctggtgtgtgtgcgtggggggcGCCGGGTGGGGGCCAGCATGGTGGGAGCGGCCTGCGGGGTTTGGGGCGGGGGCCGTGCTGGGATGGCTGGGTCGGGGCATTGCTGTAATgcgtgtctagcgctgcttcgcaccacgcggaTGGGCCTATGGCAGGGCCTGGTAGAGTGGAGTTGTGCTCCtgtgttgtatggcagagaaTGGGGGCTCGTCGAATATAAATTTCCTCTTGTTATTTGCTTTGTGGTGTCGTTGCACTGTGCTGCGTTGtcactcaccccctctctctttctcgttgCTAATTTTTCTGGCTTCTgcatctcctctccctcactggCAGGGCCACTCTGTGGCCCCCTCGGTCCTCTCCATCCCTGTTTCCCATCCTGCATTTTTCTTAGTTGTTGTTGGTGTTTTTATCTTTAAGAGAAACGCAGAGTGATCGCAGGCGAGGACgatccccccctttccttactcacacagagacgcacataGGTGTGCAGGCACTCAGATCAGAAACACATGAACCCGTTAAAGCAAGCACAGAAGACACGTAAGAAGATACTGACGGAGGAGCACAGCTCATTCAGCCTGCCTGCCTGTTTGGCTGgctgcatgcacacacacacacacacatatatagGCAAACTAAGCTCAGGCccctgcagcttctcctcaTCGCGCCTTCGCGTCGTTTTGCTTGGATGCCTCAACAACCGCTGTCCAGCGAGGCTCTGAGTCATCatgcggggaggggggggaggtggactCACTGCGACCGTAAAGGCGGAGCCGGCTTGCCTcttgctctttctttctcgctctgcaCCCACCCTCCGCCCCGTGTGTTCCTTCAAATCACCATGTACAGACTTAACACCGtcgtctcctctctttttgttctcAACTtatcttctctcttctcttcttcttgcgcaCACGCTTTGCCCTCttcgttcccccccccccatcgcTACTGCTGCGTGAAATACCACCACAGTACAGTCACGTGTCTGTGGAGCAACTCATATTCCACGTATGTTCCGCTGTGAAAACAACACTAACCAGTCCGAAAGGCAACGCAACCACCAACGCAGCACTGCACGGGCACCACCTCATCGTCTCCTCGCCATTGCGGACCCTGTATGCGGCGAGTACTGGGCACCGCTGAGggcctctttccttttttagCACCCTTCCGCTTTCCTTGTATTTAGGCGAGtttgcgcgcgtgtgcgtgtgtgtgtgtgtattgaaCTCGGTGCTCTATGGTGCAGGATCCTTTTCGGCTACACCACACTCTTCCTTAATCGAGCGAACATGTCCCTCTTGCCTTCCATGACGGTGGAGCAGCGTATCTTGCACTggctctccacctccgccgaaGAGGCCATCCCTTATGAGCGACTCAAGAGGGAGCTGCAGCTCGGCTCCAgcgggggtgagggggcggtgcgccagctgatggagcagaatcgtgtgcgcctgcgccgcggcaaCGGTGCCGACACACAGATATACATCTCCATTGTAAACAACATTAACGAGAGCCTGTCCCTAGTCCTCGACGCGGTGCGGGCGAGCGGGGCCGGTGGAATTGATCAGACACAGCTGCTGAGTAAGGTGCGGATGCCCAAGACGGAGCTTGGCAAGGCTCTCACGGCGCTAACGGCGAAGAACCTCATTAAAGAGCATCGCTCTTTCACGAACCGTGCGAAGCGTATCTACACGCTCTTCAATATCGACCCCTCGTCACACATCACAGGGGGCGCCATGTACTGCGGTGAGGAGCTTGACGTCGCTTTTGTGGATGAATGGCGTCGAGAGCTGACGCGGTTTGTGTCAACACGACGAATGGTCAGCTTTGACCAGATCAAGCGTCATGTCGAAGCGCTGCAGAGCACTGGCGgtggtcgtggcggcggcagcgctcttCCCACCCCAGGCCTCGTCGTGAATCACTCGTCTGGCACATCCACACAGCCGTCCAAATTGCCCGTTGTCTTCACAATGATCGActcggcggtgcagcggacTGTCGGCGGCGGCCCGTCGTCGATGCCTGGCATGGCCTCCTCTAGTAGCAGCTATGCTGTTGTATCGAAGCAGCTTTCCGACCTGGACCTGCGCATCCTCGTCCACACACTTGTCCTCGATGGCGTACTGGAGATGCTTATTCCAGCCACCACTGAAGGTGTCAACACGCCTCAGTACCAGCTTGCCCACGGCCAGAGCGTGATGAGGCACTTCACAGCGCAGGTGCGGCGCCCTCGTCAACGCTGCTTGTCGACGGGTATAGAGGGaccggcgctgcagcgcgcgcgccaaGAGAATGACCTGGCGCTAGGATTTCCTGGGCACCCGTCTGCTActccgtcctcctcgccgccagctgctACAGGTGGTGGCTGGAGTGGGTTCATTCCCGACATTGAGGGCGACggactcagcagcagcacgatgGAGGTCCTGAGTCAGTCCAGCCTCTGGGAGCCGGCGCCCGTCTCGCAACCGTCTTCGAAAGACGCCGTAGATGGCTGGTCGTACATGCCGGCTGTGGGCTTCCCCTGCCTCGGGTGCCCCCTCCTGGAGCAGTGCTCTGTTTCATGCCGTGGCGTGGTGAATCCGAAGAGCTGCACCTACCTAAAAGATTGGCTAAGTTGATTCCCAGAGACAAGTCCCGGGGCTGcgacggaaaaaaaaagtgataCGCTAAGCAGCACCGTCGTTGTAGTCTCAGTTGTTGTGAGGTGCGCGTTGAACGTTCCGACAGCGGTGAGGGGTGTAGGGTGTTTGCATTGGTGCCTTCAAgcaagaaagggagaggggagggtaCTGACTGAGTTGATGCGCACTTTTGTTGCCACACGACTGAGGAGCGATGCATGTCCCGctcgccgtctctctctctctcctcctcctcctcctcctcttcagcgAGGGCTAACCTCCGGGAAGACTTTCGCAGGAaattccctcctccccgtcAGCGCAGGCGTTCCActgcacacccacaaacactcgcctctgctgccggtgcgaaATGCTTTCTTTGGTTTAACATGCGCTTAAGAACGCGTACCCGCGTACTCACATTCGCTGAGCTTAGAGGTACACCCTTTTTTGAAGTCAGAGGTGAAGGCCAAGTGAGGTTAAAGgggcggaagagagaggggaaattGGTGGGAAGACGATAACCAATGGACGGTGGAGCGtcgtctcctccctctctctcatacttgtgcgtgggcgtgtcCGTAAGGGAGGTAGGcgcacccccctctttctgcctCCTCGTGTCCGTCAGTCGTGCAGCTTTTCCTGCTTTCTTCGGAGTTCTACGTTGCGAGAGAACGAACTGTGAAGCAGGCGTGAACCCATCAGGGTGGTGATGATGGTATCACACACGTGACGAACTACGCCTTCCTGCGTGGCGATTGAGAGGAGGCGCGGCTTGCCCCCACTCAGAGCGGCGGTAAgggcgaaaagaaaagacgcTCAGAAGAAAAGTGTGTGCTCTAGTCCGTTGCATCGTTATTGGGAGGTTTGGGCCCGAGGGAAGGGcaaggcggggggggggcactgcGAGGCTCGAGTGCCTCTTCCATTGCTTTCGCTGTACTATAGAGCGCGCCCTTTtacgcaacacacacacacacacgatggAGAAGGGATTTTTGTGCTTGAAACCCTCGACAGTGATTGGGGTTTCTATCTAGGAGCAGTTTGCTTCACTACCTTCTCTTCGTCCTACTCTGTTGctgcctccttttccctcgtGTCGTTCtgtccctcccttccccctcacCCACGTTGACACGCATACCTTCACAGACCAGGCGCCAATGCCGACAGAGGGACATTCGGTGTGGAGAAGGTGTGAGTTATCGGGTTGGAACAGAAAATAAGACACCAACCGAAgaagccaaaaaaaaaaaacggcatctttttttttttttgccttctcttgtggcgggtgttggtggtggttgaGTGTGACGCCGACACTCCCCAGCACAGACATAAATACCCGCTCGCCTCGTTTGTGAGGAAgccaagggggagggaaggctTGCGCAACCCATTACacagagcgaggagagaagcagtACTATCCAACGCAAACCCCACCCACggacacagacagacagagagacgccCGTGTTCTTTCGGTTTCATTCCCCTCATTTACATCAGCGTCTAGGCACGGTTGCTACTGCAGCTTTTTacggtggtggggagaaTAATGTCATCGCCGTgcccctcctcatcctcacCTCTGCTAGCTAGCATAGCCAGCAGCCTTCACTCGCCGTCGAGagatgcactgcagcagccgctacTGAACCGGCGACCTGCCCCAGTGCGACCGCGTCCCCGCGAGGAGAGGAGCGTTTGCGCACGCCCAGAGAAGTCCGTCAAGGGTATCACCCAGGCCCGcgctccgccgctgcaggtTGTTCCGGTCTttgacggcgaggaggaagaaccTTCCACAAAGCGTCATCATGCAGAGCCAGAATCTAGCCCAGGAcgagacagcagcagcggctctgtTTCCCGGAGTGCGGTGGAGACAGCAGTCGTGATTTCCGCTCCGCTGCTTTCTCTGTCGAGCACCTCTTCGTGGGCGGCGCCTTCGtcttttcgttctctctgCACCTTCACCGGTGAGTGCCCGGTGGTGGGGACGTGGGGTGCACGGGCTCGTCTCCCAGACTCGCCACGAAGCAATCACTCAGGCAGCAATATCGCCTCGAGGAGCCTTTCGACCGCATCTACACACCCAATGGTGAATTCCACAGCGGCAGATGTCTTATCTTCTCCCTCGTTGGGGGTCGCGCCACCTTCGCTCTCTGCGACTTGCTCCTCCATTGTATCTGCTTACCATGGCCCACGCGTCGTATGCTCGCATCCGCCGCCTGCATCAGCGTCTACTGTACCTGTCGTACTCACTGAGGCATCCACACCGTTACCAGTGTCATCGCTGCCACACCGCATTCGCCAGCACGAGCTGCGCCCAGCGGACTTCCGTCGTGAGGAGGTGCTCGGTGAGGGGAGCTATTCGATCGTTACCCTCGCCACGCACCGTGCGTCGGGCCTATTCTTTGCGCTGAAGGAGATTGACCGCAGCCGCCTGCGATGGCGAccgctggaggcgcagctACGCTGGGAGATCAACCTGCAGCGAACGTTGCGCCACCCGCATATAGTGCGGCTCTACAGCTACTTCATTACACCAGACTGCATCAATCTTGTGCTAGAGTACTGCAGCGGCGGGACGCTGCTGAGCCGCTTGAGagctgcaccacagcaccgctTGTCGGAGGGGCAGGCATCCCGCTACACTCGTCACGTGGCAAAGGCGCTGGTGCATCTGCACGAGCTCGGAGTGGCGCACCGAGACCTGAAGCTGGAAAATGTGCTCATCGATGCGGACGGTATTGCCAAGCTGGCGGACTTCGGCTGGTCACGTCCTGTCGTGCATCCGTTGCCATCCAGCGGGTCAGCGGCTCCTGTTCGGACTGCTTACGACAGGAAAGATGCGCCGCTTAACGGCGCGGAGCACGATACAAGCAGCGAGGACCCAACGGAGAGGGCGGCGGAGGGTCGCCGCACCGTGTGTGGCACACTGGACTACCTCTCGCCTGAGATGGTCTCCGGTCAAGCACACTCGGCCAAAACAGATGTCTGGTCGCTCGGTGTTATGCTGGCAGAGATGTTGACAGGCACCCCACCGTTCTACACGGAGTCGACGCATCAGACATTGCACGCCATACAGCGGTTGCCGCCAAACCTCAGTGCTTCACACCCCATACGCCGCGGACCGGTGGCCCGTGGTAGCGgaaccaccgccactgccgatGCATCTCTGACTCTCCACGAACCGGTTGCCCTTTCTGCaggcgcgctctctctcattcACGCGATGCTCCAGAAGGATCCAGCAGCGCGGCCGACAATGTCCGAGGTGTTGTCCCACCCCTGGCTGCAAAAACTCGTGCGGAAGTCATGAGGAAGAAGCGGCGTgggcacccccacccttccccctgCTCGCTGCGCCACTCCTTCCTTTTTCTCCCATTTAACTTGTTCTgcctggtgctgctctgcgtgtggctgctgtgtgCGTACGAGTGCGAGGCTTCTCAACGACAGCGACCTTTCTTTGGTTCCTTTTATGTGTCGCTTTCGAGTTAGacttgctgctgttgtctgGCATGTGTattgagcagcagctcattCATCGGGATGGGTTTTCCAGGAACTTCGTCCACCCAATGCTAcgcgaagaggaaagaaacaTAAGCGGCGAAACGCGGCTTTGTTGTTCGACTTGCCTTGCACCGAACATGaaacggaggaggaaggggaaaagagctGGCCCACagcagctttttttttttcacgtCCCCTCTGCGCTCGCGCTGTGTGTCATTTTTCAACCTGTCGAAACTCTCTTCGACGTTCGTTGAGCCATCTGCTTGGCAGAGTTCATTGCTGTTCCTGTTGCCGCCCAacattctctctcctcccccgcatctccccccctctctcttttcctttcgtgctgctgtgggcgcttcttttttcaccctctcctctccctccatctTCCAAAcaactcctctctctccttcagcccctcacgcacgtacacacccacgcgcaaCCCAACTCGACTacttcgccttctcctctaTTTTTGCGCTTCTTTCAATTTTAATTTcattctctcccttccttcacCGTCGCCACGTGTGCACTTCGTCattgtgcgtctgtgtgctcctttcttttccccaccccacccctctacGCGCCAATACATGCAAACAGTCAGCGGCCACGACGAGCAGAAAAATCCAAACACAAAAAGCGAAGAGGCAGAAGCGAAAGAGTCCGAATCAACCAattgtgctcttctcctttccttgtcgccgtcttcctctctgtctcgcATTCGCATATTAGCCGACTcggtttcttttttttctcgctctccttgcatgtgcgtgtgcgtgcgtgtatgctgACTGCGTGCTCGGCCTGCAAATATTCGCTCCTTGCTTGCCCCACACAGGGGAGTGCACAGGTTATTCACCCCCTATCTTACTCCCCTTCACCGTCATTCCATCCACATCTTCCTCATCACCCACCAAACACTTTGCCCAtctctctgttttccccctctcgcctcttttttccctcttttccccctcatCCCCGCCCTGGAGCAAATTCACGCATTCAACCCGCGTTTCCTCCCCCTGTGCATCACCGACTCACAGGAATTCGCAGCGGTTCTCTTCGGGTTTCTTCATACGAACTCGCTACTCGGTgacgctgtgtgtgtgtatgtgcatgtgcttgCATGCGCATGTTgagcgtctctctttttcttttgaaGGGTGAGCCACATCATCATTAACTTTCTCTGCGTGCTTTTCTCGTGTGAACTTTGCCCTCACTTTCAACTTCTCGTTCTCCCTCGTACCCTTCACCTGtttagtgtgtgtgtgtgcgtgcgcgcgcgattgtgtggcttctctctcttttattaTTTGGTCTGTCCcgcgcgctctcgctctcgctctcgctctcgctctccttttccacTCGTTTTTTTGTTTGATTTGGTTTGTTGGATGCGTgtttgcctctcttctttagCGTaccctttctctgttcttTCGTCTTGCTGTTCGTCAccctgtgtgtgctgctcatcGCTTCAGTCTCGCCTCCTTCGCTTACTCGGTGcatctcccccttccctctgaCTGTTCAAAAGTGGGGGGTGCGGGcgctgtgtttttttttttctctctttgctccttttcgctcccctgtctctctttccctacGTCGCTATCGCCACCGTCTCATACCCTTCTCTATCCCTCATCAtctttctctcgccccccccccccccccccccacccacacacacgcgctcaTCATCACTCCCCCATTCTCTTCCCCACATACCCCCCGCTTCATTTCCGATAAGACTTACGCTGTCTCAGCTACGCTCTCTGcattgctttttttttttcttctcttccctacTCGACCTCTCTCACATTTTCAGGGTTTGTGGGGTTTCTATTCTCTTGCGTCGTAGTTGCGGTCTGACGACTGCCTGTCTGCCTGTgagtgcgtctgtgcgcATGTTCGACTCTGTCCAACCCTGACTCCGCGTCTCTGCTTAGCAGCCTATCTTACGTGTGTTCACTCTTCTCTCGAAGCcttcccacccccctccccccttcccccctcacaACTTCATTGTTCCGAGCcgcgctctttttctttccttttcgttttctctgcGTGCCttgtctccccctctttgctcAGGCTTGCGCTTTTTTCGCTGTTGTTTGGGCTTTTGCATCCTCTCTTACCATACCACTGTTTAGAGGACGCGTgggaacgagagagggagagagactgcGGGGCTTGCGTGTCCACTACCCACCAGCAAAGTAGCGGCAACCAAACAAGCAACAAGAGTGGCCCTGCAAGCCATTGCAGACACCAAAGAAATCAAAGGAAATTAGGATTTCTTTTgaacgagaaaaaaggggacCAAACAACGCAGCTCTCCATTGAAGAGGCACACCCCCctccgcgcacacacgcatacacacacatacatacactaACGCAATACACTGAGACCCCCAACCTTTCGCTATTTCTTTTTCGCCATTCTAAGTGCGGAACCGTGTTAGCTGTGTATTCGCTTCATTACACCACGCGCCCATAAAGTAgctctctgtgctctctgTCCCGTCTCTCCTCATTCCTTtattcgctctcttctctttcggtATTTCTCCTTGACCAGCAAGTTTGTAGGCgtgcgtacgcacacacacacacacacaaacgcaggTCTGTTTCTGCGTGTCTTTGTTTGCTGCACCTGTCGCTtttgccctcccctctccctccctccctccctctccctcccccctttctcgctctccgtCGGGTCTGTGTACCAGTCTTTCTTTGTGCTAGCTTCTCCGTGTGCTCGGCGTTCTTAAGTAACTTCTTTATTCTCAAACTTTTTCCCCTATTGCTTCGCAAGTCGCACGTCTTTAAGAGAGTGTCCAAGCGCGCACGGTTGGTCTTGTCCACTTATCATCGTTCTCTTGCGCCTCGTTGTTCGTTCTTCCCTTTGTTTTTCCTGTACCGCCCCACCTTCCCTTTTTGAGCTCGAATCGCCTCTCCGCGACGAACACAATACCCCGTGCAACCGACACTTCAGTACACCACACTcactctccttctttgctctctttcccctgcCTCGCGCTAAAGGTATACCTATCAGCTATACGTACATATCGCTCTatttccctttttctttcagcTGTTGCACTGC
This Leishmania panamensis strain MHOM/PA/94/PSC-1 chromosome 29 sequence DNA region includes the following protein-coding sequences:
- a CDS encoding serine/threonine-protein kinase, putative (TriTrypDB/GeneDB-style sysID: LpmP.29.1370), which produces MSSPCPSSSSPLLASIASSLHSPSRDALQQPLLNRRPAPVRPRPREERSVCARPEKSVKGITQARAPPLQVVPVFDGEEEEPSTKRHHAEPESSPGRDSSSGSVSRSAVETAVVISAPLLSLSSTSSWAAPSSFRSLCTFTGECPVVGTWGARARLPDSPRSNHSGSNIASRSLSTASTHPMVNSTAADVLSSPSLGVAPPSLSATCSSIVSAYHGPRVVCSHPPPASASTVPVVLTEASTPLPVSSLPHRIRQHELRPADFRREEVLGEGSYSIVTLATHRASGLFFALKEIDRSRLRWRPLEAQLRWEINLQRTLRHPHIVRLYSYFITPDCINLVLEYCSGGTLLSRLRAAPQHRLSEGQASRYTRHVAKALVHLHELGVAHRDLKLENVLIDADGIAKLADFGWSRPVVHPLPSSGSAAPVRTAYDRKDAPLNGAEHDTSSEDPTERAAEGRRTVCGTLDYLSPEMVSGQAHSAKTDVWSLGVMLAEMLTGTPPFYTESTHQTLHAIQRLPPNLSASHPIRRGPVARGSGTTATADASLTLHEPVALSAGALSLIHAMLQKDPAARPTMSEVLSHPWLQKLVRKS
- a CDS encoding RNA polymerase Rpc34 subunit, putative (TriTrypDB/GeneDB-style sysID: LpmP.29.1360) → MSLLPSMTVEQRILHWLSTSAEEAIPYERLKRELQLGSSGGEGAVRQLMEQNRVRLRRGNGADTQIYISIVNNINESLSLVLDAVRASGAGGIDQTQLLSKVRMPKTELGKALTALTAKNLIKEHRSFTNRAKRIYTLFNIDPSSHITGGAMYCGEELDVAFVDEWRRELTRFVSTRRMVSFDQIKRHVEALQSTGGGRGGGSALPTPGLVVNHSSGTSTQPSKLPVVFTMIDSAVQRTVGGGPSSMPGMASSSSSYAVVSKQLSDLDLRILVHTLVLDGVLEMLIPATTEGVNTPQYQLAHGQSVMRHFTAQVRRPRQRCLSTGIEGPALQRARQENDLALGFPGHPSATPSSSPPAATGGGWSGFIPDIEGDGLSSSTMEVLSQSSLWEPAPVSQPSSKDAVDGWSYMPAVGFPCLGCPLLEQCSVSCRGVVNPKSCTYLKDWLS